In the Wyeomyia smithii strain HCP4-BCI-WySm-NY-G18 chromosome 2, ASM2978416v1, whole genome shotgun sequence genome, one interval contains:
- the LOC129724695 gene encoding syntaxin-1A isoform X3 — protein sequence MTKDRLAALQAAQSDDEDMPDDVAVPVEGLGGFMEDFFNEVEEIREMIDKIQANVEEVKKKHSAILSAPQSDEKTKQELEDLMADIKKTANRVRGKLKGIEQNIEQEEQTNKSNADLRIRKTQHSALSRKFVEVMTEYNRTQTDYRERCKGRIQRQLEITGRATTNEELEEMLEQGNSAVFTQGIIMETQQAKQTLADIEARHADIIKLENSIRELHDMFMDMAMLVESQGELVDRVEYHVEQSRDYVAQGHQELVIAKRYMSKARKKKILIAVCVAITLIVLIVLLAVYLS from the exons GCACAAAGCGACGATGAGGACATGCCGGATGATGTGGCCGTGCCAGTGGAGGGACTGGGCGGCTTTATGGAGGATTTTTTCAACGAGGTGGAGGAAATCCGGGAGATGATTGACAAAATTCAGGCGAACGTGGAGGAGGTGAAGAAAAAGCACAGTGCCATCCTGTCGGCCCCGCAGTCAGATGAGA aaaccaaacaAGAACTCGAAGACCTAATGGCCGATATTAAAAAAACTGCCAACAGAGTAAGAGGGAAACTTAAG GGTATCGAACAAAACATTGAGCAGGAGGAGCAGACGAACAAGTCCAATGCCGATCTTAGGATACGGAAGACACAGCACTCGGCGCTGTCCCGCAAATTCGTCGAGGTGATGACCGAATATAATCGGACCCAGACTGACTACCGAGAGCGGTGCAAAGGAAGAATACAACGACAATTGGAAATTA CGGGTAGAGCGACTACAAACGAAGAGCTGGAGGAGATGTTGGAGCAGGGCAATTCCGCTGTATTCACGCAAGGG ATCATAATGGAAACCCAACAAGCTAAACAAACGCTTGCCGATATCGAGGCACGGCATGCAGATATTATAAAATTGGAGAATTCAATTAGGGAACTACACGATATGTTCATGGATATGGCAATGCTCGTCGAAAGCCAG GGAGAGCTGGTGGACCGGGTTGAGTACCACGTTGAGCAAAGTAGGGACTATGTGGCGCAAGGTCATCAGGAACTGGTTATTGCGAAACGGTATATGTCCAAAGCAAGAAAG aaaaaaatcttgatAGCCGTGTGCGTTGCAATAACACTGATCGTTTTAATAGTCTTACTAGCAGTTTACTTATCCTAA
- the LOC129724695 gene encoding syntaxin-1A isoform X4, translating into MTKDRLAALQAAQSDDEDMPDDVAVPVEGLGGFMEDFFNEVEEIREMIDKIQANVEEVKKKHSAILSAPQSDEKTKQELEDLMADIKKTANRVRGKLKGIEQNIEQEEQTNKSNADLRIRKTQHSALSRKFVEVMTEYNRTQTDYRERCKGRIQRQLEITGRATTNEELEEMLEQGNSAVFTQGIIMETQQAKQTLADIEARHADIIKLENSIRELHDMFMDMAMLVESQGELVDRVEYHVEQSRDYVAQGHQELVIAKRYMSKARKKKIMILICLTVLGLIVASYVSSYFM; encoded by the exons GCACAAAGCGACGATGAGGACATGCCGGATGATGTGGCCGTGCCAGTGGAGGGACTGGGCGGCTTTATGGAGGATTTTTTCAACGAGGTGGAGGAAATCCGGGAGATGATTGACAAAATTCAGGCGAACGTGGAGGAGGTGAAGAAAAAGCACAGTGCCATCCTGTCGGCCCCGCAGTCAGATGAGA aaaccaaacaAGAACTCGAAGACCTAATGGCCGATATTAAAAAAACTGCCAACAGAGTAAGAGGGAAACTTAAG GGTATCGAACAAAACATTGAGCAGGAGGAGCAGACGAACAAGTCCAATGCCGATCTTAGGATACGGAAGACACAGCACTCGGCGCTGTCCCGCAAATTCGTCGAGGTGATGACCGAATATAATCGGACCCAGACTGACTACCGAGAGCGGTGCAAAGGAAGAATACAACGACAATTGGAAATTA CGGGTAGAGCGACTACAAACGAAGAGCTGGAGGAGATGTTGGAGCAGGGCAATTCCGCTGTATTCACGCAAGGG ATCATAATGGAAACCCAACAAGCTAAACAAACGCTTGCCGATATCGAGGCACGGCATGCAGATATTATAAAATTGGAGAATTCAATTAGGGAACTACACGATATGTTCATGGATATGGCAATGCTCGTCGAAAGCCAG GGAGAGCTGGTGGACCGGGTTGAGTACCACGTTGAGCAAAGTAGGGACTATGTGGCGCAAGGTCATCAGGAACTGGTTATTGCGAAACGGTATATGTCCAAAGCAAGAAAG AAGAAGATCATGATCCTGATATGTCTAACTGTACTCGGTCTCATTGTGGCCTCGTATGTCAGTAGCTACTTTATGTAA
- the LOC129724695 gene encoding syntaxin-1A isoform X2: MTKDRLAALQAAQSDDEDMPDDVAVPVEGLGGFMEDFFNEVEEIREMIDKIQANVEEVKKKHSAILSAPQSDEKTKQELEDLMADIKKTANRVRGKLKGIEQNIEQEEQTNKSNADLRIRKTQHSALSRKFVEVMTEYNRTQTDYRERCKGRIQRQLEITGRATTNEELEEMLEQGNSAVFTQGIIMETQQAKQTLADIEARHADIIKLENSIRELHDMFMDMAMLVESQGEMIDRIEYHVEHAMDYVQTATQDTKKALKYQSKARRKKILIAVCVAITLIVLIVLLAVYLS; encoded by the exons GCACAAAGCGACGATGAGGACATGCCGGATGATGTGGCCGTGCCAGTGGAGGGACTGGGCGGCTTTATGGAGGATTTTTTCAACGAGGTGGAGGAAATCCGGGAGATGATTGACAAAATTCAGGCGAACGTGGAGGAGGTGAAGAAAAAGCACAGTGCCATCCTGTCGGCCCCGCAGTCAGATGAGA aaaccaaacaAGAACTCGAAGACCTAATGGCCGATATTAAAAAAACTGCCAACAGAGTAAGAGGGAAACTTAAG GGTATCGAACAAAACATTGAGCAGGAGGAGCAGACGAACAAGTCCAATGCCGATCTTAGGATACGGAAGACACAGCACTCGGCGCTGTCCCGCAAATTCGTCGAGGTGATGACCGAATATAATCGGACCCAGACTGACTACCGAGAGCGGTGCAAAGGAAGAATACAACGACAATTGGAAATTA CGGGTAGAGCGACTACAAACGAAGAGCTGGAGGAGATGTTGGAGCAGGGCAATTCCGCTGTATTCACGCAAGGG ATCATAATGGAAACCCAACAAGCTAAACAAACGCTTGCCGATATCGAGGCACGGCATGCAGATATTATAAAATTGGAGAATTCAATTAGGGAACTACACGATATGTTCATGGATATGGCAATGCTCGTCGAAAGCCAG GGCGAAATGATTGATCGTATAGAATACCATGTCGAACACGCAATGGATTATGTCCAAACAGCGACACAAGACACAAAGAAAGCGCTTAAATATCAAAGCAAAGCCCGCCGG aaaaaaatcttgatAGCCGTGTGCGTTGCAATAACACTGATCGTTTTAATAGTCTTACTAGCAGTTTACTTATCCTAA
- the LOC129724695 gene encoding syntaxin-1A isoform X1: protein MTKDRLAALQAAQSDDEDMPDDVAVPVEGLGGFMEDFFNEVEEIREMIDKIQANVEEVKKKHSAILSAPQSDEKTKQELEDLMADIKKTANRVRGKLKGIEQNIEQEEQTNKSNADLRIRKTQHSALSRKFVEVMTEYNRTQTDYRERCKGRIQRQLEITGRATTNEELEEMLEQGNSAVFTQGIIMETQQAKQTLADIEARHADIIKLENSIRELHDMFMDMAMLVESQGEMIDRIEYHVEHAMDYVQTATQDTKKALKYQSKARRKKIMILICLTVLGLIVASYVSSYFM, encoded by the exons GCACAAAGCGACGATGAGGACATGCCGGATGATGTGGCCGTGCCAGTGGAGGGACTGGGCGGCTTTATGGAGGATTTTTTCAACGAGGTGGAGGAAATCCGGGAGATGATTGACAAAATTCAGGCGAACGTGGAGGAGGTGAAGAAAAAGCACAGTGCCATCCTGTCGGCCCCGCAGTCAGATGAGA aaaccaaacaAGAACTCGAAGACCTAATGGCCGATATTAAAAAAACTGCCAACAGAGTAAGAGGGAAACTTAAG GGTATCGAACAAAACATTGAGCAGGAGGAGCAGACGAACAAGTCCAATGCCGATCTTAGGATACGGAAGACACAGCACTCGGCGCTGTCCCGCAAATTCGTCGAGGTGATGACCGAATATAATCGGACCCAGACTGACTACCGAGAGCGGTGCAAAGGAAGAATACAACGACAATTGGAAATTA CGGGTAGAGCGACTACAAACGAAGAGCTGGAGGAGATGTTGGAGCAGGGCAATTCCGCTGTATTCACGCAAGGG ATCATAATGGAAACCCAACAAGCTAAACAAACGCTTGCCGATATCGAGGCACGGCATGCAGATATTATAAAATTGGAGAATTCAATTAGGGAACTACACGATATGTTCATGGATATGGCAATGCTCGTCGAAAGCCAG GGCGAAATGATTGATCGTATAGAATACCATGTCGAACACGCAATGGATTATGTCCAAACAGCGACACAAGACACAAAGAAAGCGCTTAAATATCAAAGCAAAGCCCGCCGG AAGAAGATCATGATCCTGATATGTCTAACTGTACTCGGTCTCATTGTGGCCTCGTATGTCAGTAGCTACTTTATGTAA